Proteins encoded by one window of Streptosporangiales bacterium:
- the cobJ gene encoding precorrin-3B C(17)-methyltransferase, with translation MTIALIAATAAGRSAAHRLAQAWPEETRVYDERAKTAVEQAWRDCDALVCFLAVGATVRLVAPLLADKHTDPAVVCVDESAQHAVALLGGHGAGANELATRVADVLGATPVITTATDAATVPGLDMLGWPVEGATAAVGRAMLDGEPVRLECDATWPLPAFPPNVSVGGRLPDDGTHRVVITDTDIAADDGHTVVLRPPSLVVGVGASKGAPADEVADLVQRALRESGLSPSSVCALATVDAKRDEPGVVATAERYGWALHTYPAERLATVEVPNPSDAAQRAVGTPSVAEASALVGAAELVVQKRKSAMATVAIARVRPRGRLAVVGIGPGARDLLPQKATDELRRASVVVGLDQYIDQVRDLLRPGTSIRATGLGDEEARARSAVDAAAAGNAVALLGSGDAGVYAMASPALDLAGDDIDVTAVPGITANLAASALLGAPLGHDHAVVSLSDLNTPWAAIERRVQAAAEADYVVTFYNPRSAGRHWQLGKAVGLLAEHRPPHTPVGVVRHATRAEEHVELTTLADFDETTVDMACLVIVGSTNSRIRSGRMVTPRGYRWSR, from the coding sequence ATGACCATCGCACTGATCGCCGCTACCGCGGCTGGGCGGTCGGCCGCGCACCGGCTAGCGCAGGCGTGGCCGGAGGAGACCCGGGTCTACGACGAGAGGGCGAAGACCGCGGTCGAGCAGGCGTGGCGCGACTGTGATGCGCTGGTGTGTTTCCTCGCCGTCGGCGCGACAGTACGTCTCGTCGCGCCGCTGCTCGCCGACAAGCACACAGACCCCGCCGTGGTGTGCGTGGACGAAAGCGCACAGCACGCCGTCGCACTGCTCGGCGGGCACGGCGCAGGCGCCAACGAGCTCGCCACCCGCGTCGCCGATGTGCTCGGTGCCACGCCGGTGATCACCACGGCCACCGACGCCGCCACCGTGCCAGGACTCGACATGCTCGGCTGGCCGGTCGAAGGTGCGACAGCGGCAGTGGGCAGGGCGATGCTCGACGGCGAGCCGGTGCGGCTGGAGTGCGACGCCACGTGGCCGCTGCCCGCCTTCCCGCCGAACGTCAGCGTCGGCGGGCGGTTGCCGGACGACGGCACACACCGCGTCGTCATCACGGACACCGACATCGCCGCCGACGACGGCCACACGGTCGTGCTGCGGCCGCCGTCGCTCGTCGTCGGTGTCGGTGCCAGCAAGGGTGCACCCGCCGACGAGGTGGCCGACCTTGTACAGCGGGCGCTGCGCGAGTCCGGGCTCTCGCCGTCGTCGGTGTGTGCGCTCGCCACGGTGGATGCCAAGCGCGACGAGCCCGGCGTCGTCGCGACGGCCGAGAGGTATGGCTGGGCGCTGCACACCTATCCGGCCGAACGGCTGGCGACGGTGGAGGTGCCGAACCCCAGCGACGCCGCGCAACGCGCGGTCGGCACGCCGAGTGTCGCGGAGGCGAGCGCGCTGGTCGGTGCGGCGGAACTCGTGGTGCAGAAGCGGAAGTCCGCCATGGCCACCGTCGCCATCGCGCGGGTGCGGCCGCGGGGTCGGCTCGCCGTCGTCGGCATCGGTCCAGGCGCCAGGGATCTGCTGCCGCAGAAGGCAACCGACGAACTGCGCCGCGCGTCCGTGGTCGTCGGGCTCGACCAGTACATCGACCAGGTGCGCGACCTGCTCAGGCCAGGCACGAGCATCCGTGCCACCGGGCTCGGCGACGAGGAGGCCCGCGCGCGGTCCGCCGTGGACGCGGCCGCGGCCGGGAACGCGGTGGCACTACTGGGATCCGGCGACGCCGGCGTGTACGCGATGGCCAGCCCGGCGCTCGACCTCGCCGGCGACGACATCGACGTGACCGCCGTGCCAGGCATCACGGCCAACCTCGCGGCCTCGGCCTTGCTCGGCGCACCGCTCGGGCACGACCACGCGGTGGTGTCGCTGTCCGACCTCAACACGCCCTGGGCCGCCATCGAACGCCGGGTGCAAGCCGCAGCAGAGGCCGACTACGTGGTGACGTTCTACAACCCGCGTAGCGCCGGTAGGCACTGGCAGCTGGGCAAGGCGGTCGGCCTGCTCGCCGAGCACCGGCCGCCGCACACGCCGGTAGGCGTCGTACGGCACGCGACCCGTGCCGAGGAGCACGTCGAGCTCACCACCCTCGCCGACTTCGACGAGACGACGGTCGACATGGCGTGCCTGGTGATCGTCGGCAGCACGAACAGCCGTATCCGCAGCGGCCGGATGGTGACACCGCGGGGATACCGATGGTCGCGGTAG